In the Lepus europaeus isolate LE1 chromosome 18, mLepTim1.pri, whole genome shotgun sequence genome, one interval contains:
- the ABCC3 gene encoding ATP-binding cassette sub-family C member 3 isoform X1 has translation MDALCGSKFWDSNLSVHTDNPDLTPCFQNSLLAWVPCIYLWAALPCYLLYLRHHHHGYIVLSRLCRLKTALGVLLWCVSWADLFYSFHGLVHGQALAPVFFITPLVVGITMLLATLLIQYERLRGVQSSGVLIIFWFLCVVCAIIPFRSKILAAMAEGAISDTFRFSTFYIYFALVLSALVLSCFREKPPFFSPKNSDPNPCPEGSAGFLSRLSFWWFTKLVILGYRRPLEEQDLWSLNEDDRSQMVVQRLLQAWEQQQKQAARQTAAAASGKKASGEAVGLLSGRPQAQEPSFLRALLVTFGPTFLISTFFKLIQDLLNFTNPQLLSILIRFISNPKAPSWWGFLVAGLMFLCSVTQTLILHQYYHCIFVTALRLRTGIIGVIYRKALVITNSVKRESTVGEMVNLMSVDAQRFMDVSPFLNLLWSAPLQVILAIYFLWQILGPSVLAGVALMVLLIPLNGGVAMKMRAFQVEQMKFKDSRIKLMSEILGGIKVLKLYAWEPSFLKQVEDIRQNELRLLRKSAYLQAVSNFIWVCTPFLVTLITLGVYVCVDENNVLDAEKAFVSVSLFNILKVPLNMLPQLISNLTQTSVSLKRIQHFLTQDELDPQCVERKIISPGYAITVQSGTFTWAQDLPPILHSLDIQIPKGALVAVVGPVGCGKSSLVCALLGEMEKLEGKVSVKGSVAYVPQQAWIQNCTLQENVLFGRPMDPKRYHRALEACALLADLEVLPGGDQTEIGEKGINLSGGQRQRVSLARAVYSDSDVVLLDDPLSAVDSHVAKHIFDQVIGPEGVLAGKTRVLVTHGISFLPQTDFIIVLADGQVSEVGPYSALLQQNGSFASFLRNYALDDDQEEQGSRTALQGADEEVLLIEDTLSNHTDLTDNEPVLYEVRKQFMREMSTMSSEGEGQGRPVARRRLDSSEKTVQATEAKATGALTQEEKAETGVVKLSVFWDYAKAVGTYTTLVICFLYMCQSAAAIGASVWLSEWSNEASMDGRQNTTSLRLGVYATLGILQGLLVMMSALTMAVGGMQAARLLHHSLLHNKMHSPQSFFDTTPSGRILNRFSKDIYVIDEVLAPTILMLFNSLFNSLSTLVVIVASTPLFAVVIVPLAVLYTFVQRFYVATSRQLKRLESVSRSPIYSHFSETVTGTSVIRAYCRSQDFKVLSDMKVDANQKSCYPYIASNRWLGIRVEFVGNCVVLFAALFAVIGRSNLNPGLVGLSVSYALQVTMALNWMVRMMSDLESNIVAVERVKEYSKTETEAPWVVEGSRPPEGWPPRGEVEFRDYSVRYRPGLDLVLKKLSIHVCGGEKVGIVGRTGAGKSSMTLCLFRILEAAEGEIRIDGLNVADIGLHDLRSQLTIIPQDPILFSGTLRMNLDPFSNYSEEDIWHALELAHLHMFVRAQPEGLDFLCSEGGENLSVGQRQLVCLARALLRKSRILVLDEATAAIDLETDDLIQATIRTQFEHCTVLTIAHRLNTIMDYTRILVLDKGAVAEFDSPTNLIAARGIFYGMARDAGLA, from the exons GACTCCAACCTGTCTGTGCACACGGACAACCCGGACCTCACTCCATGCTTCCAGAACTCCCTGCTGGCCTGGGTCCCCTGCATCTACCTGTGGGCCGCTCTGCCCTGCTACCtgctctacctgcggcaccaccATCATGGCTACATCGTCCTCTCCCGCCTGTGCAGGCTTAAGACG GCCCTGGGTGTCCTGCTGTGGTGTGTCTCCTGGGCGGATCTCTTCTACTCCTTCCATGGCCTGGTGCACGGCCAGGCCCTTGCCCCTGTCTTCTTCATCACCCCCCTGGTGGTGGGGATCACCATG CTGCTGGCCACCCTGCTGATCCAGTACGAGCGGCTGCGGGGTGTGCAGTCCTCGGGGGTCCTCATCATCTTCTGGTTCCTGTGCGTGGTCTGCGCCATCATCCCCTTCCGCTCCAAGATCCTTGCAGCAATGGCAGAG GGCGCCATCTCAGACACCTTCCGCTTCTCCACCTTCTACATCTACTTCGCGCTGGTCCTGTCGGCGCTGGTCCTGTCCTGCTTCAGGGAGAAGCCGCCCTTCTTCTCCCCCAAGAACTCGGACCCT AACCCCTGCCCAGAGGGCAGCGCTGGCTTCCTCTCCCGCCTGTCTTTCTGGTGGTTCACAAA GCTGGTCATCCTTGGCTACCGGCGGCCCCTGGAGGAGCAGGATCTCTGGTCCCTGAATGAGGACGACCGCTCCCAGATGGTGGTGCAGCGGCTGCTCCAGGCGTGGGAGCAGCAGCAAAAGCAGGCTGCGCG GCAAACGGCTGCAGCAGCATCTGGGAAGAAAGCGTCGGGAGAGGCCGTGGGACTGCTGAGCGGCcggccccaggcccaggagccGTCCTTCCTGAGGGCCCTGCTGGTCACCTTCGGCCCCACCTTCCTCATCAGCACCTTCTTCAAGCTGATCCAGGACCTGCTGAACTTCACCAACCCGCAGCTGCTCAG CATCCTGATCAGGTTCATCTCCAACCCCAAGGCCCCCAGCTGGTGGGGCTTCCTGGTGGCCGGGCTGATGTTCCTGTGCTCCGTGACGCAGACGCTGATCCTGCACCAGTACTACCACTGCATCTTTGTGACGGCCCTGAGGCTCCGCACCGGCATCATCGGTGTCATCTACAGGAAG GCGCTGGTCATCACCAATTCTGTGAAACGTGAGTCCACAGTGGGAGAAATGGTCAACCTCATGTCAGTGGACGCCCAGCGCTTCATGGACGTTTCACCCTTCCTCAACCTGCTGTGGTCAGCACCCCTGCAGGTCATCCTGGCAATCTACTTCCTCTGGCAG ATCCTGGGTCCCTCCGTCCTGGCTGGAGTTGCCCTCATGGTCTTGCTGATCCCACTCAATGGAGGTGTGGCCATGAAGATGCGTGCTTTCCAG GTGGAGCAAATGAAGTTCAAGGACTCGCGCATCAAGCTGATGAGCGAGATCCTGGGTGGCATCAAGGTGCTGAAGCTGTACGCCTGGGAGCCCAGCTTCCTGAAGCAAGTCGAAGACATCAGGCAGAACGAGCTCCGGCTGCTGCGCAAGTCGGCCTACCTCCAGGCCGTCTccaacttcatctgggtctgcacGCCCTTCCTG GTGACCCTGATAACCCTCGGAGTGTACGTGTGCGTGGATGAGAACAACGTGCTGGATGCCGAGAAGGCCTTCGTGTCCGTGTCCTTGTTCAACATCTTAAAGGTGCCCCTCAACATGCTGCCCCAGCTCATCAGCAACCTGACTCAG ACCAGCGTGTCTCTGAAACGGATCCAGCATTTCCTGACCCAAGATGAACTTGACCCCCAGTGTGTGGAGAGAAAGATCATCTCCCCAG GCTATGCCATCACCGTCCAGAGTGGCACCTTCACCTGGGCCCAGGACCTGCCACCCATCCTGCACAG CTTAGACATCCAGATCCCAAAAGGGGCACTGGTGGCCGTGGTGGGGCCTGTGGGCTGCGGGAAGTCCTCGCTGGTGTGCGCCCTActgggagagatggagaagcTGGAAGGCAAGGTGTCTGTGAAG GGCTCCGTGGCCTACGTGCCCCAGCAGGCCTGGATCCAGAACTGTACGCTTCAGGAAAACGTGCTTTTCGGCCGGCCCATGGACCCCAAACGCTACCACCGGGCTCTGGAGGCTTGTGCCCTGCTTGCTGACCTGGAGGTGCTGCCTGGTGGGGACCAGACGGAGATCGGAGAAAAg GGCATCAACCTCTCGGGGGGCCAGCGGCAGCGGGTCAGCCTGGCCCGAGCGGTTTACAGCGACTCCGACGTCGTTCTGCTGGATGACCCGTTGTCGGCCGTGGACTCCCACGTGGCCAAACACATCTTTGACCAAGTCATCGGGCCGGAAGGTGTGCTGGCTGGCAAG ACTCGGGTGCTGGTGACGCACGGCATCAGCTTCCTGCCACAGACGGACTTCATCATCGTGCTGGCTGATGGGCAGGTGTCCGAGGTGGGCCCCTACTCGGCCCTGCTACAGCAGAACGGCAGCTTTGCCAGCTTCCTTCGCAACTATGCCCTTGACGACGACCAGGAGGAGCAGGGCAGCAGGACCG CCTTGCAAGGTGCAGATGAGGAGGTACTGCTGATCGAAGACACGCTTAGCAACCACACCGACCTGACGGACAACGAGCCTGTCCTGTACGAGGTCCGCAAGCAGTTCATGAG AGAGATGAGCACCATGTCCTCAGAAGGGGAGGGCCAGGGGCGGCCCGTGGCCCGGAGACGCCTGGATTCATCTGAGAAGACGGTGCAGGCGACAGAGGCGAAGGCGACTGGGGCGCTGACCCAGGAAGAGAAGGCGGAGACTGGCGTG GTGAAGCTGAGTGTGTTCTGGGATTATGCCAAGGCCGTGGGGACCTACACCACGCTGGTCATCTGCTTCCTGTACATGTGCCAGAGCGCAGCCGCCATCGGGGCCAGCGTGTGGCTCAGTGAGTGGAGCAACGAGGCCTCAATGGACGGGAGACAGAACACCACTTCCCTGCGGCTGGGCGTCTACGCTACCTTGGGAATTCTGCAAG GGCTCCTGGTGATGATGTCGGCGCTCACAATGGCAGTGGGTGGCATGCAGGCCGCGCGCCTACTGCACCACTCCCTGCTGCACAACAAGATGCACTCTCCGCAGTCCTTCTTCGACACGACGCCCTCTGGCCGGATCCTTAACCGCTTCTCCAAGGACATCTACGTCATCGATGAGGTCCTGGCCCCCACCATCCTCATGCTGTTCAATTCCTTGTTCAACTCCCTCTCCACCCTCGTGGTCATCGTGGCCAGCACGCCGCTCTTCGCCGTGGTCATCGTACCCCTGGCTGTGCTCTACACCTTCGTGCAG CGCTTCTACGTGGCTACGTCACGGCAGCTGAAGCGGCTGGAGTCGGTCAGCCGCTCTCCCATCTACTCCCACTTTTCGGAGACAGTGACTGGCACCAGCGTCATCCGGGCCTACTGCCGCAGCCAAGACTTCAAGGTCCTCAGTGACATGAAAGTGGATGCCAACCAGAAGAGCTGCTACCCCTACATTGCCTCCAACAG GTGGCTGGGCATCCGAGTGGAGTTCGTGGGGAACTGTGTCGTGCTCTTCGCGGCGCTGTTTGCTGTCATCGGGAGGAGCAATCTGAACCCGGGGCTGGTGGGCCTTTCCGTGTCCTATGCCCTGCAG GTGACAATGGCTCTGAACTGGATGGTACGGATGATGTCTGACCTGGAGTCCAACATTGTGGCCGTAGAGAGGGTCAAGGAATACTCCAAGACAGAGACCGAG GCCCCCTGGGTGGTGGAAGGCAGCCGGCCTCCCGAGGGCTGGCCCCCGCGTGGGGAGGTGGAGTTCCGTGATTACTCTGTGCGGTACCGGCCAGGCCTGGACCTGGTGCTGAAGAAACTGAGCATCCACGTGTGTGGGGGTGAGAAG GTGGGGATCGTGGGCCGCACGGGCGCCGGCAAATCGTCCATGACCCTCTGCCTGTTCcgcatcctggaggcagcagaaggcGAGATCCGCATCGACGGCCTCAACGTGGCCGACATTGGCCTCCACGACCTGCGTTCTCAGCTCACCATCATCCCCCAG GACCCCATCCTGTTCTCAGGGACCCTGCGTATGAACCTGGACCCCTTCAGCAATTACTCAGAGGAGGACATCTGGCATGCCCTGGAGCTGGCCCACTTGCACATGTTCGTGAGGGCGCAGCCCGAAGGCCTGGACTTCCTGTGCTCAGAGGGCGGGGAGAATCTCAG CGTGGGCCAGAGGCAGCTCGTGTGCCTGGCCCGAGCCCTGCTCCGCAAGAGCCGCATCCTGGTCTTAGACGAGGCCACGGCTGCCATCGACTTGGAGACTGATGACCTCATCCAGGCGACCATCCGCACCCAGTTTGAGCACTGCACGGTGCTCACCATTGCACACCGGCTGAACACGATCATGGATTACACCAG GATCCTGGTCCTGGACAAAGGAGCGGTTGCTGAATTCGATTCTCCCACCAACCTCATTGCTGCCAGAGGCATCTTCTATGGGATGGCCAGAGATGCTGGGCTGGCCTAA
- the ABCC3 gene encoding ATP-binding cassette sub-family C member 3 isoform X2 — protein sequence MDALCGSKFWDSNLSVHTDNPDLTPCFQNSLLAWVPCIYLWAALPCYLLYLRHHHHGYIVLSRLCRLKTALGVLLWCVSWADLFYSFHGLVHGQALAPVFFITPLVVGITMLLATLLIQYERLRGVQSSGVLIIFWFLCVVCAIIPFRSKILAAMAEGAISDTFRFSTFYIYFALVLSALVLSCFREKPPFFSPKNSDPNPCPEGSAGFLSRLSFWWFTKLVILGYRRPLEEQDLWSLNEDDRSQMVVQRLLQAWEQQQKQAARQTAAAASGKKASGEAVGLLSGRPQAQEPSFLRALLVTFGPTFLISTFFKLIQDLLNFTNPQLLSILIRFISNPKAPSWWGFLVAGLMFLCSVTQTLILHQYYHCIFVTALRLRTGIIGVIYRKALVITNSVKRESTVGEMVNLMSVDAQRFMDVSPFLNLLWSAPLQVILAIYFLWQILGPSVLAGVALMVLLIPLNGGVAMKMRAFQVEQMKFKDSRIKLMSEILGGIKVLKLYAWEPSFLKQVEDIRQNELRLLRKSAYLQAVSNFIWVCTPFLVTLITLGVYVCVDENNVLDAEKAFVSVSLFNILKVPLNMLPQLISNLTQTSVSLKRIQHFLTQDELDPQCVERKIISPGYAITVQSGTFTWAQDLPPILHSLDIQIPKGALVAVVGPVGCGKSSLVCALLGEMEKLEGKVSVKGSVAYVPQQAWIQNCTLQENVLFGRPMDPKRYHRALEACALLADLEVLPGGDQTEIGEKGINLSGGQRQRVSLARAVYSDSDVVLLDDPLSAVDSHVAKHIFDQVIGPEGVLAGKTRVLVTHGISFLPQTDFIIVLADGQVSEVGPYSALLQQNGSFASFLRNYALDDDQEEQGSRTALQGADEEVLLIEDTLSNHTDLTDNEPVLYEVRKQFMREMSTMSSEGEGQGRPVARRRLDSSEKTVQATEAKATGALTQEEKAETGVVKLSVFWDYAKAVGTYTTLVICFLYMCQSAAAIGASVWLSEWSNEASMDGRQNTTSLRLGVYATLGILQGLLVMMSALTMAVGGMQAARLLHHSLLHNKMHSPQSFFDTTPSGRILNRFSKDIYVIDEVLAPTILMLFNSLFNSLSTLVVIVASTPLFAVVIVPLAVLYTFVQRFYVATSRQLKRLESVSRSPIYSHFSETVTGTSVIRAYCRSQDFKVLSDMKVDANQKSCYPYIASNRWLGIRVEFVGNCVVLFAALFAVIGRSNLNPGLVGLSVSYALQVTMALNWMVRMMSDLESNIVAVERVKEYSKTETEAPWVVEGSRPPEGWPPRGEVEFRDYSVRYRPGLDLVLKKLSIHVCGGEKVGIVGRTGAGKSSMTLCLFRILEAAEGEIRIDGLNVADIGLHDLRSQLTIIPQDPILFSGTLRMNLDPFSNYSEEDIWHALELAHLHMFVRAQPEGLDFLCSEGGENLSPSQLGHVSSARWRHAAGGYPGSV from the exons GACTCCAACCTGTCTGTGCACACGGACAACCCGGACCTCACTCCATGCTTCCAGAACTCCCTGCTGGCCTGGGTCCCCTGCATCTACCTGTGGGCCGCTCTGCCCTGCTACCtgctctacctgcggcaccaccATCATGGCTACATCGTCCTCTCCCGCCTGTGCAGGCTTAAGACG GCCCTGGGTGTCCTGCTGTGGTGTGTCTCCTGGGCGGATCTCTTCTACTCCTTCCATGGCCTGGTGCACGGCCAGGCCCTTGCCCCTGTCTTCTTCATCACCCCCCTGGTGGTGGGGATCACCATG CTGCTGGCCACCCTGCTGATCCAGTACGAGCGGCTGCGGGGTGTGCAGTCCTCGGGGGTCCTCATCATCTTCTGGTTCCTGTGCGTGGTCTGCGCCATCATCCCCTTCCGCTCCAAGATCCTTGCAGCAATGGCAGAG GGCGCCATCTCAGACACCTTCCGCTTCTCCACCTTCTACATCTACTTCGCGCTGGTCCTGTCGGCGCTGGTCCTGTCCTGCTTCAGGGAGAAGCCGCCCTTCTTCTCCCCCAAGAACTCGGACCCT AACCCCTGCCCAGAGGGCAGCGCTGGCTTCCTCTCCCGCCTGTCTTTCTGGTGGTTCACAAA GCTGGTCATCCTTGGCTACCGGCGGCCCCTGGAGGAGCAGGATCTCTGGTCCCTGAATGAGGACGACCGCTCCCAGATGGTGGTGCAGCGGCTGCTCCAGGCGTGGGAGCAGCAGCAAAAGCAGGCTGCGCG GCAAACGGCTGCAGCAGCATCTGGGAAGAAAGCGTCGGGAGAGGCCGTGGGACTGCTGAGCGGCcggccccaggcccaggagccGTCCTTCCTGAGGGCCCTGCTGGTCACCTTCGGCCCCACCTTCCTCATCAGCACCTTCTTCAAGCTGATCCAGGACCTGCTGAACTTCACCAACCCGCAGCTGCTCAG CATCCTGATCAGGTTCATCTCCAACCCCAAGGCCCCCAGCTGGTGGGGCTTCCTGGTGGCCGGGCTGATGTTCCTGTGCTCCGTGACGCAGACGCTGATCCTGCACCAGTACTACCACTGCATCTTTGTGACGGCCCTGAGGCTCCGCACCGGCATCATCGGTGTCATCTACAGGAAG GCGCTGGTCATCACCAATTCTGTGAAACGTGAGTCCACAGTGGGAGAAATGGTCAACCTCATGTCAGTGGACGCCCAGCGCTTCATGGACGTTTCACCCTTCCTCAACCTGCTGTGGTCAGCACCCCTGCAGGTCATCCTGGCAATCTACTTCCTCTGGCAG ATCCTGGGTCCCTCCGTCCTGGCTGGAGTTGCCCTCATGGTCTTGCTGATCCCACTCAATGGAGGTGTGGCCATGAAGATGCGTGCTTTCCAG GTGGAGCAAATGAAGTTCAAGGACTCGCGCATCAAGCTGATGAGCGAGATCCTGGGTGGCATCAAGGTGCTGAAGCTGTACGCCTGGGAGCCCAGCTTCCTGAAGCAAGTCGAAGACATCAGGCAGAACGAGCTCCGGCTGCTGCGCAAGTCGGCCTACCTCCAGGCCGTCTccaacttcatctgggtctgcacGCCCTTCCTG GTGACCCTGATAACCCTCGGAGTGTACGTGTGCGTGGATGAGAACAACGTGCTGGATGCCGAGAAGGCCTTCGTGTCCGTGTCCTTGTTCAACATCTTAAAGGTGCCCCTCAACATGCTGCCCCAGCTCATCAGCAACCTGACTCAG ACCAGCGTGTCTCTGAAACGGATCCAGCATTTCCTGACCCAAGATGAACTTGACCCCCAGTGTGTGGAGAGAAAGATCATCTCCCCAG GCTATGCCATCACCGTCCAGAGTGGCACCTTCACCTGGGCCCAGGACCTGCCACCCATCCTGCACAG CTTAGACATCCAGATCCCAAAAGGGGCACTGGTGGCCGTGGTGGGGCCTGTGGGCTGCGGGAAGTCCTCGCTGGTGTGCGCCCTActgggagagatggagaagcTGGAAGGCAAGGTGTCTGTGAAG GGCTCCGTGGCCTACGTGCCCCAGCAGGCCTGGATCCAGAACTGTACGCTTCAGGAAAACGTGCTTTTCGGCCGGCCCATGGACCCCAAACGCTACCACCGGGCTCTGGAGGCTTGTGCCCTGCTTGCTGACCTGGAGGTGCTGCCTGGTGGGGACCAGACGGAGATCGGAGAAAAg GGCATCAACCTCTCGGGGGGCCAGCGGCAGCGGGTCAGCCTGGCCCGAGCGGTTTACAGCGACTCCGACGTCGTTCTGCTGGATGACCCGTTGTCGGCCGTGGACTCCCACGTGGCCAAACACATCTTTGACCAAGTCATCGGGCCGGAAGGTGTGCTGGCTGGCAAG ACTCGGGTGCTGGTGACGCACGGCATCAGCTTCCTGCCACAGACGGACTTCATCATCGTGCTGGCTGATGGGCAGGTGTCCGAGGTGGGCCCCTACTCGGCCCTGCTACAGCAGAACGGCAGCTTTGCCAGCTTCCTTCGCAACTATGCCCTTGACGACGACCAGGAGGAGCAGGGCAGCAGGACCG CCTTGCAAGGTGCAGATGAGGAGGTACTGCTGATCGAAGACACGCTTAGCAACCACACCGACCTGACGGACAACGAGCCTGTCCTGTACGAGGTCCGCAAGCAGTTCATGAG AGAGATGAGCACCATGTCCTCAGAAGGGGAGGGCCAGGGGCGGCCCGTGGCCCGGAGACGCCTGGATTCATCTGAGAAGACGGTGCAGGCGACAGAGGCGAAGGCGACTGGGGCGCTGACCCAGGAAGAGAAGGCGGAGACTGGCGTG GTGAAGCTGAGTGTGTTCTGGGATTATGCCAAGGCCGTGGGGACCTACACCACGCTGGTCATCTGCTTCCTGTACATGTGCCAGAGCGCAGCCGCCATCGGGGCCAGCGTGTGGCTCAGTGAGTGGAGCAACGAGGCCTCAATGGACGGGAGACAGAACACCACTTCCCTGCGGCTGGGCGTCTACGCTACCTTGGGAATTCTGCAAG GGCTCCTGGTGATGATGTCGGCGCTCACAATGGCAGTGGGTGGCATGCAGGCCGCGCGCCTACTGCACCACTCCCTGCTGCACAACAAGATGCACTCTCCGCAGTCCTTCTTCGACACGACGCCCTCTGGCCGGATCCTTAACCGCTTCTCCAAGGACATCTACGTCATCGATGAGGTCCTGGCCCCCACCATCCTCATGCTGTTCAATTCCTTGTTCAACTCCCTCTCCACCCTCGTGGTCATCGTGGCCAGCACGCCGCTCTTCGCCGTGGTCATCGTACCCCTGGCTGTGCTCTACACCTTCGTGCAG CGCTTCTACGTGGCTACGTCACGGCAGCTGAAGCGGCTGGAGTCGGTCAGCCGCTCTCCCATCTACTCCCACTTTTCGGAGACAGTGACTGGCACCAGCGTCATCCGGGCCTACTGCCGCAGCCAAGACTTCAAGGTCCTCAGTGACATGAAAGTGGATGCCAACCAGAAGAGCTGCTACCCCTACATTGCCTCCAACAG GTGGCTGGGCATCCGAGTGGAGTTCGTGGGGAACTGTGTCGTGCTCTTCGCGGCGCTGTTTGCTGTCATCGGGAGGAGCAATCTGAACCCGGGGCTGGTGGGCCTTTCCGTGTCCTATGCCCTGCAG GTGACAATGGCTCTGAACTGGATGGTACGGATGATGTCTGACCTGGAGTCCAACATTGTGGCCGTAGAGAGGGTCAAGGAATACTCCAAGACAGAGACCGAG GCCCCCTGGGTGGTGGAAGGCAGCCGGCCTCCCGAGGGCTGGCCCCCGCGTGGGGAGGTGGAGTTCCGTGATTACTCTGTGCGGTACCGGCCAGGCCTGGACCTGGTGCTGAAGAAACTGAGCATCCACGTGTGTGGGGGTGAGAAG GTGGGGATCGTGGGCCGCACGGGCGCCGGCAAATCGTCCATGACCCTCTGCCTGTTCcgcatcctggaggcagcagaaggcGAGATCCGCATCGACGGCCTCAACGTGGCCGACATTGGCCTCCACGACCTGCGTTCTCAGCTCACCATCATCCCCCAG GACCCCATCCTGTTCTCAGGGACCCTGCGTATGAACCTGGACCCCTTCAGCAATTACTCAGAGGAGGACATCTGGCATGCCCTGGAGCTGGCCCACTTGCACATGTTCGTGAGGGCGCAGCCCGAAGGCCTGGACTTCCTGTGCTCAGAGGGCGGGGAGAATCTCAG CCCATCTCAGTTGGGCCACGTTTCAAGTGCTCGGTGGCGACATGCGGCTGGTGGCTACCCGGGGTCAGTGTGA